ctcccccactccttttcacacacacagacacacacacacacacacacacacacacctgggcaaGTCCTCTGTCTGGAAAAAGATGCTTCCTTTGCTACAAGGGAAGCCTCCTGGGACAGATTCCAGGGTCCCTCCAGTCTCCTTGGGCCCTTCAGGCCCTCCAGTTTCTTTTTATAACACTTCCCATTtctgcaacagctggagggacctCCTAGGACCAGAGCAGGCAGCAGCTCCCAGAGGCCTCTGCCATGTCCCTGGGGACAAGGGTGTCTGTATGTGGGTCTTTGGCCAGGCCCCAATTCCCTGCCCCACCAACACAAAAGGCATCCCAGTCACCTTTCTTATTCTTCAGGAAGAGGACGAGTCCAGGGAGGAAAAAGACCAGCCCCAGCATGACCCCCACGATGCCCATCCACAGCTTGTTCCTGGCAGAATCCGATTGTGGGTCTGtggaaagagaagcagcagcagcagccgggagTGAGAAAGGGCAGGCCTGGAACCCGATTCCTGCTCCTGGCATAGTGTTGTGGTTCAAGTATTGGACGAGGTcgagggagacctgagttcaaatccgcattcagtcatgaaactcactgggtgactctagacaCCTCATTCTCAACCTAGCCTTCCTcaccaggttgttgtgaggagaaacacaactacatccactgctctaggctccctggaggaggaacaggagatCAATGTAAAGACTGATTCAGTAAATCAATCCTTGGCCCATGGAGGCTTTGGCTAGCAGGACCCAGGAGGCAGCCAGGACTCTGACATAAAAGGAGAAGCTCGCCTGGCCATCCTGAAGCgtttgggggaggaggaggaggagttctgTTCCTGCAATTCTACTTCTCGCTTGGACTATTCCGGCCTTTTTTGCTTCTTGGGGATCTCCCTTGCTTTCCTCTACTTTTATGAATGAATAAcattattacgatcatagatcagatgTAAGAACACCAAATGATGTAACATTCAGACAAGAAATCTATTAtacaactagtatttttaagcccgttatgataacgggcgctagctttctatcccgtcttttctgtctctctctctctctttctgtctcttttttccccccttgtcccctctctctttttgtttttgttgttgttgttgtctctgtttttgttcttccttattttgcttatacttttggggtgtgtgtgtggatgaataacggccaaaatggcccatgagaaggtggccgcccccgcctatcgccctcccgcgcacccagctgccggagcccaccttacccgctccagcccgaaggagaagagaggaactcgggaacagagctactctctgtgttaagctgctgcccatactgtcgcaatggacgcaataggcgtcctttgcatccatagcggcagtttgagcagtgacttagcacagagaggagctctgctcgtgagctcctctcttttccctcgggctggagcgggtaaggtggtcttcggcagctgggtgggcaggagggcgataggcgggggcggcgaccttctcatgggccattttggcccttaatcttttttggggggggagcggggaaggtgattttgggcagctgggtgggcaggagggcgataggcgggggcggcgaccttctcatgggccattttggcccttaatcttttttggggggggagcggggaaggtgattttgggcagctgggagggcgggtgagcaggcgggggcgacggctgtgagcgggcgggggcctcgttggcggcttcgccgccacctcgcccagcttcccttcccccgtctcggtcttcccccgccgccattgccctcgcctttttcagggcggccgcttctggttgcctcggcctcctctcgccgtgccgcagctcatggccgaggtggcggctctgccgccgcctcggccagtttcccccgccgccacacaccggctaatggccgcccgtggctgtgggacactggtgtctgcagtcctgtgtcccttgggctcttctgggcctgcgcttcgcgcaggcccagaacagcccagggaggcagggacgcagatccccaacgttccaaagccatggccactcacttagccttttattatataggatacaccaacaaagtaaacgTTTTAAGGTAAGATCTAGAGcgtagaaattaattgttggcgGACCTTAACAgtggctgcacaaaatttagcaaccttgaGTGTGACAGATTTCTTCTCTGCAAGGAGGAAGGTGAGTTAAAATTCATCAGTTCAGCAGGGATCATATAATAGCAAGGGAGTATTAAGACTACATTGACTGTCATTATAAAAAGGAGCAATATAGCAACacgtggtggacagattcaacctcacccgAAACACAAGGGCAGATCCTATTGGCCAAGGAgattttcagaaatttcccatgaaaaactgccaatggtaaggcatcacatcttgctctgagggacaCTCTCTGATGGTTGGATGGAGAGAGTGACAATCAATAAGTGGCTGGTTCCCAGCTGAAATTGCCAAGGCGCCCTCTTGTGGTGGTCTGCGGGATGGCACTTAGGTCATTTGGATGCTCAATGTCCAAGATCCTCCGTTTGTTCCTCTACTTGATGTTTTCTTATCTACTTTCTTCTAAGCCTTTATTTTTAGTTTCCTTTTGGGGGATCCTGGACTAGAAATGAGGCCTTGGATCtgtcccagcagggctcttctcatgTCCTTCTgtctgcttggagctatccaaggtcctgtaTCTGCAGCATGGCCCCACCTCCTAGTCTTTGCCACCCCTAGCCCCCAGCtcccagctccccaccccacacgcCCCATGGGCTTCTGCTCGAGGTCCCGGGAGGACTTGGCAAAGAGACGGTCCTTTGGGCAAATGTCTGGCTCTGCTGCAGAAGCCCAGGAAGAAGGATCCAGGGTGGGGTGTCTATGTGGGGAAACTCCAGGGCTCTTACCCCACTGCACGGTGATGACGGTGCCATTTAAGCTGGAGTGCTCCACCTGGCAGGCGTAGAGGTCTCCGCGCTCCAAGTGCGTTTCCAGCATGACGTGGATCTGGTAGGTCCAGTCCCCGTTCCTCATCAGGTCGGTGGTGGCCACTTTGCTTTCGCCTTCCTCCTTCCCGTTCCTCAGCCACTTGATTTCGATCTCCGAGGGGTAAAAGTCAGTGACGGAGCAAACCAGCAAAGTGTTGAGGGAGGAGGGGTCGTAGTCTGTGGGGATGATCGTCACCTGGGGctggactggggggtggggagtgagaagATGGGGGGTCAGAGAGAGCCTCAGGGACTCAAatgagggagcaagagagaaccCCCATCTCCAGCCTGGATAGCCAGGATAACAGCCtgtctgggtggggcagaggggaggaaaaGGAGCTGCAGGTGTGgcttcttcccactcttcttCTCACCCCATCCTGGatgcctccctctccctcacctTGTCCCTTTGCTGCGTAGACCCCAGACAAGCAGGCCGGTCATTTTCATGGTCTCCCCAGCTgacgaatgaccagcctgcatgccTGCGGTTACCATGGCCATGTGAACCCTCCCGGTGAGGGACCGTGAGGCAGGGGTgggagcaggaagagtgggaacAAGCCACGCCTGCTGCGGCtcattttcctcccccctcctgcccccacacctgGATGAGTCACCACcacagatggctccctgtcggTCCTGGTCACAAAGCTCATCCCACCACCACAAGCACCCCTCCCAAGGTGCCCCTGTTGCCCCTTTCCCAGTCTTGGTGTGTCTattctatcaacggctactagttagaaggccagaggccacctccagcctcagaggcaggatgcctctgaatagcagtggcagtcgagtaacagcaggagagaggccattcccctttcagctcctgcttgtgggctcccaggggcatctggtgggccgctgtgtcaaacaggatgctggcctagatgggcctccttgggcctgatccagcagggctcttctcatgttcttaaaATGAAGCTCCAGGGGCTGAAGCAGAAGAGCCACAAGGGGGATGCAGGGGGAGGAGACTAGAGACTCTGCCCCACTGCTTTATCTCGCCTCCCCCACAGGAGACCAAAGCAGCTTAGCAGGGTGTGCACATGCgtaaaaatgtgtgtgcatgtatacacacacacacacctggtatCCAGCATAGCTCAGTGTAGTTTACAACCACCACAAAAAAGAGACCGTAATCAATACACTGGGAGATGGGCTGATTTGAGGAGGGGTCTGAGGATCCCAGGGCTCTAAAGGCTgaatctcccacccacccctcagtcAGAGACACCCAGCTCCATCCTGCACCAGGCCAAACCTCTGAATTGTCCTCAGGCCTGAATGAGACCACGTTGCTGAGGCCAAGCCTAGAAATGGCagaagtagggatatgcatggcaTGGTCCACTCTCTCCGGGGGCCCCCGGGGCCTTTACATTCaatgcaggggtggtggtgggaggtctTCCTCGCAACATTCCCATATTTTTTGTCCAGACACTTTTGTCCAGACACTATTTTTTGTCCAGGCACTTGTGCTCCATCTGCCGCAAGCAGGCCGAgaaaacctccagacttgactactgtaatgaacgctatgtggggctgcctttgtacatagtccagaaactgccaggtgggtctctgggtcatatgGTTTCTTTCAGATTACTCCTGTactaaaataactgcactggctaaCAATttcccaagcaaaatacaaggtgctggttataaactataaagccctaaacagcttaggccctggggtatttgagagaatgctttcttcactatgagccccatcacctattgagataatctggagagtgTTGAGTGTTGAGGCCAGAACAGGGGGGACTAAAACACCCTGGTTTACTGTATCCCCCAGTCCCTTGACAGAGTGCCTGAGGAGCAATtcactgtgtgtgggggggcgggggagtggaaGTGTGTGGGGGTCAGAGAGATACCTAGATATGAATCCAAGTTGAAAAATGCAGGTCTTCcctctgattatcttggttgGCCCAGCAAAAACCAGAGCCTCTCTTGATGGCCCCAGTGAGAGTTCCTGTCCCTGTCACAGACTGGATGAGGAAGTATTAAGGCctgactcctccctcctccccctcccctcatttcAATAGCAAAATCAAGAGCGAACACCCCCCCTCCAAGCACCAAGATCTCAGTCCTGGATGCTACATTTTTGCAGTCCATTCTGTGGGCATGAATGTGAGTGATGGTGATGGgttggctctggaatgctctcctgcaAGGATCGATCCTTGTCTCAACCCTATTTCTGCAGAGTGAGATTGCCAGGATGAGCAGGAGGACCCAGGATGCTGGCCATGGAGTCTGACCTCCCCTGGTTGGCACTGATGTGAGTCCGGATTACATCACAGTGGGTCTGGGGTGTCTCCCTGGACAAAGTCATGAGGGACTCCAGGCAAAAGTCACGAGGCGCTCTGAGGACCCAGGCCTTGGCTCTTGGCTCTGGTGCCATTGGGGGGCCTCACTGTTCATAGCACTGCTGGATGGGGCCTGTGATTGGATGAGAGAGCTGCAGACCCCTTCCTCCTGGCTCCAGGTCCTCCTGTCTGGAGGCCTCCCCAGGGCCCTGCTGCCTGCCTAGCCCCACATTTCctctcctggctggctggctacacCTTACCCTCACAGCTgatctgccccctccctgccccccctacTGATCTACCCCTCATCGTAGCATCTTGTCACACCTCCTCTCCTGCTTGGCTGGATGCACTTGCCTCCCCCCTATCGCTGATCTGCCCCTTAACATTTCTCCTTAGATTCGCCGAGAGTCATCCAAGGAGTCATGGCTGAACCTGGAtttggtgtcccccacccccaatcctagctcaacactaaccactacactatgctgcctCTCAATTGAATGCACCCCAATTCAGAGGAGGGCGGGTATGGTCTTGTCTGatggtagtagcaagcatgaattgcccattttgctaagcaggggctgccctggtttacatttggaagggagactacatctgtgcactgtaagatattcccctcagggtacaGAGAGTATTTGCCCTTCACAACCGCTTTAAAGGATGGGCATTTGGAGTGTCAATTGTGTGTTTTCAGGAGGATACATTTAAGTTCAGCATCACATTATTTTCCTTATGTTTTGTAAGTGCtcgggggaagagaagaagattCTTGGTCAGGAATCGTGCTGCAAATGCAAGTGATCCTGACAGGGGTGGATGCACAAGCGAGGAGATGTGTGCATTGCACACCAGCTGCCACAAGGGGGCACTGTCAATTTTCTAGCTGCAATTGGATAACTGAAGTTGGAAATtctttaagagaacaccttcttcgttctgaaccctgccgcctattgagatcatcaggggaggcttgtctgagggtgccaccggctcatctggtggcgacccttctctgtagttgccccagggctgtgggacacacttcctgctgagatgagagcttttaggaaacaactgaagacatctctcttcagccaagcttttaaaTAGAAGTcttagccagaggcgtaactatagggggggcagggggggcacgtgccccgggtgccatcttttctggtcacgtggggggcgccgccatgaccaaaaaatttttttttgaaaaaaaccttaaaattttttttgttaatacaaatgtttcctgctcagtgcagcagtgctgcagcagtcaagggagcacgtcggcgctccctcccccatgagctgtcccttccgcgccgcccgtgccgcccgcgcccccccccattgctctgctggtgcctggcggccagtcagtggcctggcttggcggcggcggtgggcgcttgtgaggaaaaacctaagtataatgtagtatgttggggggacgggggggcgccatttcagtgcttgccccgggcaccgttttccctagttacgcctctggtcttagctgaattttattgattgttttaactttacattctatatatgttttaaaggtgttaaaaaatctgttttgttgttgtaaactgcttcgAGAGCTTGGTAGTAAGGTCAAGTGagtcgttgagtcagtgttgactcctggcgcacacggagccctgtggttgtctttggctgaaaacaggaggggcttaccatagcctcctcctgcacaatatgagatgatgcctttcagcattttcctttatcgctgctgctgatataggtgttccccatagtctgggaaacctacccagcggggatttgaaccagtaacctctagcttgctaatcaagtcattttcccgctgcaccattaggtggcaggcaGTATAAAtgttctgaatatttatttatttatttatttattcagtttctataccgcccttccaaaaatggctcagggcggtttacacacagaaataataaataaatgagatggatccctgtccccaaagggctcacaatctaaaaagaaacacaagacagacaccagcaagagtcactggagagatgctgtgctgggggtggagagggccagttactcccccccttctaaataatcaccaccttaaaaaggtgcctctttgccaagtcagcagggataataataatttccccatAAAGATCAATGAGAAGTTTTTGGAGCTCAAAAATGCTGAATGGCTGGGTTGAAAGTTCTGCGATTTCACATGGTGTCCCTACAAGATGATAACAGCAAGTAGGTGAAGGTTTGTGGAGACAAGTCCACCCACTGATTggtaatgaattttttaaaaattgttaaaattgACTGGTTTACCGAATTCAGTGAAAATCCACATTCTTTATGCTACGATCCTGGGCTCCCTCCACCTCCCACTGCCCAGCCATTTTGCAATTATAACTTGGGGTGCCAAAGTGGGGGCATGGCTCCCTttatatgaaggcaaagggcagttCCCTCCCAAGGAGGTTTGACTGAgagtccttgggggggggggcttcaattCCAGCCCCTtgttgtaactttctgccatgaacaAAAGTGTTTATGACAtttcctaatttatttatttttttaaaaaaataataataattagaaatGTGTGAAGTGATCTCCTTGAAATTCTGCACACTGAGTGCTACATGTCATTTAAGAGCTTTCTAAAATTTCTAAAAGAGCTTTCCCTCTCCGGAGG
Above is a window of Hemicordylus capensis ecotype Gifberg chromosome 2, rHemCap1.1.pri, whole genome shotgun sequence DNA encoding:
- the LOC128342961 gene encoding H-2 class II histocompatibility antigen, E-S beta chain-like is translated as MRSVLDLGVLLVTMAGLGGFPPQVQSAGPSEHFVNQVRSLCFFTPLNGTQREMRYLHTYIWGRQDYVRFDSRVGEFRAVTPLGEFAAKLMNSDKAFLENKRHQVDRFCPHNYEVEGSFARSWSVQPQVTIIPTDYDPSSLNTLLVCSVTDFYPSEIEIKWLRNGKEEGESKVATTDLMRNGDWTYQIHVMLETHLERGDLYACQVEHSSLNGTVITVQWDPQSDSARNKLWMGIVGVMLGLVFFLPGLVLFLKNKKGLIS